From one Eucalyptus grandis isolate ANBG69807.140 chromosome 9, ASM1654582v1, whole genome shotgun sequence genomic stretch:
- the LOC104424876 gene encoding photosystem II repair protein PSB27-H1, chloroplastic has protein sequence MASPTLITPATTPKPLPLVKSRHTATAPTAAAAKAALPSAPQPRRREFLSIASASILSAGLISPVVAPALAASDEEYVKETEEVINKVRSTIGMDKNDPSVADAVATLRETSNSWVAKYRREKALLGRASFRDIYSAINAVSGHYISFGPTVPIPAKRRARILEEVETAERALLRGR, from the coding sequence ATGGCTTCTCCTACCCTCATAACCCCCGCCACCACCCCAAAACCCCTCCCTCTCGTCAAATCCAGACACACCGCCACAGCCCCCACCGCCGCTGCTGCCAAAGCTGCATTGCCGAGTGCGCCGCAACCCCGCCGCCGTGAATTCCTATCGATTGCATCGGCCAGTATACTCTCGGCTGGGCTGATCAGCCCGGTAGTGGCCCCGGCACTCGCTGCCTCCGATGAGGAGTACGTGAAGGAAACTGAGGAGGTGATCAATAAGGTGAGAAGCACGATCGGAATGGACAAGAACGACCCCAGCGTGGCCGACGCGGTGGCCACCTTGAGAGAGACGTCCAATTCGTGGGTGGCCAAGTACAGGAGAGAGAAGGCCCTGCTCGGGAGAGCCTCCTTCAGGGACATATACTCGGCCATCAATGCCGTCTCGGGCCACTACATCAGCTTCGGGCCGACCGTGCCGATCCCGGCGAAGCGGAGGGCGAGGATCTTGGAGGAGGTGGAAACGGCCGAGAGGGCACTCTTGAGGGGAAGATGA